The stretch of DNA TTACCCCTGTTCAACCGGAACAAGGGGGGTGTCGCAGAAGCCACAGCGCGCTTGACGCAGTCCGAAGCCGAACTCGCCGCAGCAAGCCAACAACTGGAAGGCGAACTTCGTCAACTACTAGTTGGACACCAAACACAACGCGAGTTGATTGTCATGCTGCGTGATCAGGTCATTCCACCAGCGCAACAAGCCATGGAAGAGATCGACCTCGCTTACCGTCTCGGCTCACAGCCATACATAAACGTTCTTGACGCTCAACGCACCCTCTCTGAATTACAGGGACAACTGATTGACGCACTGGTGGCCGGCGCCAACGCCGCCATTGGCATTGAACAGCTAACCGGGCATCGCTTGAATCCGGTGAGGAGATAGCCATGAAAAAATCTGTACTCATAACCATTGTCGCAGTCGCGGTCCTGGCCATCGCCGGATACTTTGTCTTGCAGGGCGAGCCCCAGACGACCGGAGAAGAACACGAAGAAGGTGAAGTTCACGCAGAAGATGCCGGAGAGCATGCTGAGCATGAGGAAGGCCACGAAGGTATGGAACGGATCACGCTTCACGATGATGCGCCGATCCTTCAGCGGCTCAAACTCGCAAAGGCTGGTCCCGAAACGATTCTTCAGGAGATAGAACTGCCCGGCGAAATCGTCCTGAATGCTGACAAGGTTGCCCATATCGTGCCGCGCTTTGACGGCATTGCGCAAGCGGTCCACAAGGACCTAGGTAACCGCGTCGAGGCCGGCGAAGTGCTGGCGGTCGTACAAAGCAACCAGAGTGTCGCCCCGTACGAAGTGAAGTCCCTTGTGCCCGGCACTGTTATCGAGAAGCATATAACGCTCGGCGAGTTTGTTCGGGACGACGCTGATATCTATGTTGTCGCCGACCTCTCGACCGTGTGGGCGAAAATCAGCATATACGCCAAGTACCTTCCGCTAATTAGGCCCGGGCAGGCAGTGCGTCTAACCGCTACGGGCATTAACGAAGTGGCGGAAGGGAGGATTGACTACGTCAACCCCATCGTCGGCGAACGCACCCGAACCGGAACGGCGCGTGTGGTCCTCTCAAATCGCAACATGGTCTGGCAGCCGGGGTTGTTCGTAACCGCCAGGATCGCTGTCGCCAGCGACCAGGTCGGGTTGGCCGTCCCGGACGCAGCCGTGCAGACCATTAAGGATAAGCCGGTCGTGTTTGTTAAGGAAGGCAATGAATTCGAAGTCCGACCGGTTCAGCTCGGACGCAGTGACGGCACGACGGTCGAGATTCTTGCCGGATTGGAACGGGGCGAAGAGTACGTCGCGGCCGAGAGCTACATCTTCAAGGCGGAATTCGGCAAAGGCGAAGCCGGTGAGGAAGATTAGGAGACCCTATGAAAGAGATAAAGGCGACAATTCAACCACACATGCTTAGCAAAGTGGTCCAGGCACTGCATGAACTACCGCATTTCCCCGGTATGACCGTGTTCAAGTGCCAGGGACACGGACGCGGTCGCGGAAAGGGCGGTTCCTTTGTCCCGACCGAAGACCTCATCGACTATCAGGCGAAGGAGCGCATTGAGATCATTTGCTCGGATCAGGATTCCGACGGCATCCTCAAGGTTATTGCCGCTAACGCGCACACGGGGAATCCTGGAGATGGGATCATCACTGTGAGCGAAGTTGGTTTTGTCATTCGTATTCGGACCGGTGAAACCGGTTCCATGGCCGTATAGGAGGCTACTCTATGCTTGAGAAAATCATTCATTTCTCGATACACAACCGATGGCTGATACTGCTGGCCGCCGTCGGCCTGGCATTTCTCGGACTGTATAATTTCATCCGGTTACCGATCGACGCAGTCCCCGATATCACTAACGTGCAGGTACAGATCAATACGGCCGCGCCGGGAATGTCACCGCTCGAAGTTGAGAAACAGATCACTTTTTCCATAGAGACAGCTATGGGAGGCATTCCCCGGGTCAATTATACTCGTTCTCTCTCTCGATACGGTCTCTCACAGGTGACTGTTGTGTTTGAAGATGGCACTGATATCTACTTCGCCCGGCAATTGGTCAATGAGCGCTTACAGGAAGCAAAGGCCAATCTGCCGGCGACTGCGAGCGAACCTGAAATGGGCCCCATTTCCACCGGACTCGGAGAAATCTATAGCTGGGCCATCGAAGCTGAACCAGGGGCTACTAAACCGGACGGTGAACCGTATACGCCCACCGACCTCCGTGAGATTCAGGATTGGGTCATCAAACCGCAACTGCGGACTGTACCTGGTGTGACCGAAGTCAATACAATTGGCGGGTATGAGAAGCAGTTTCACGTGACGCCGGACCCCGCTCAACTTGTGTCGTATGGACTCAGCTTCCATAACGTGATGGAGGCGTTGGCGAGAAACAACAGCTCGGTGGGAGCCGGATACATTGAGCATAAAGGCGAACAGTACCTGATCCGTGTGCCTGGGCTGGTCAACGATGTCGATGACATTCGCAACATAATCGTGAAAGCCGGCGACGGCACGCCTGTATACATCCGAGATGTGGCTAATGTGGAACTGGGCAAACAACTGAGGACGGGAGCCGCAACTGAAAATGGTGAAGAAGTCGTTCTCGGTTCAGTCTTCATGCTGTTGGGTGAGAACAGCCGGACTGTCTCCAAACGCGTTGATGCGAAGATGAAGGAGGTTAATAAAAGCCTCCCGGACGGCGTCCTTGCCCGTACGGTCCGGGATCGCACGCGACTCGTTGACGCCACGCTTCGAACCGTACGCAACAATCTCCTCGAGGGTGCCATACTGGTAATCGCGGTGCTCTTCGCGATGCTCGGTAATCTCCGTGCCGCCCTGTTGCTCTCCCTTACCATTCCGCTCTCAATGCTTTTCGCAATCACGGGTATGGTGCAAAACAAGATCAGCGGCAATTTGATGAGTCTGGGGGCGATTGACTTCGGCATTATTGTCGATGGCAGCGTCGTACTCGTTGAGAATATCATCCGGCGATTCTCCGAGCGACAGGCACACCTGGGACGCCTGCTTACGAAAGGAGAGCGGCTCGAAGAGGCATTTGAAAGCTCTCGTGAAGTCGCAAAGCCAACCCTCTTCGGCGTGGTCATCATCATGATCGTGTATCTGCCTATCCTGACACTGGGGGGGATCGAGGGAAAAATGTTCGTGCCGATGGCAAAGGCGGTTTTGCTGGTGCTTGCCGGCGCGTTGTTGTTTACGTTTACCTTTGTTCCGGCCGGTATCGCCCTTTTTCTCACTCGTTCGGTCAGCGAGAAAGAAAGTATCGTGATCCGATGGTGCAAAAGCGCGTACACCCCTCTTTTGGATAAGATACTTGAGCATCGCTGGCAGGTGACCGCAATCAGCGCTGCGTTCGTCTTATTCACAGTACTGGTCGCGTCCCGCTTGGGCAGCGAATTCATCCCGCAGCTCGATGAAGGTGATGTACTCATCCAGTCGTTTCGAATCCCGTCTACCGGTTTGACCCAGTCCGTCGAGATGCAAAAAGAGTGGGAAAAGGCAGTACTAACGGTACCCGAGGTCCAACGCGTCTTCGCCCAAATCGGCACGCAAGAGGTCGCCACCGATCCAATGCCGCCGTCGATTGCCGATGGCTTTATCATCATTAAGCCGCGCTCGGAGTGGCCCAACCCGCATATGCCGAAAACCGAATTGGTGAAAAAGCTCCAAGCCGCCACAGACCACCTGCCCGGCAACGCCTACGAGTTCTCACAGCCAATTCAAATGCGCTTTAATGAGCTTATCGCTGGCGTGCGCAGCGATGTCGCAGTCAAGATTTTTGGGGACGATCTGGACGTCATGTTGGAGCAGGGTGATAAGATTGCCGCAGTTCTTCGCGACATACGCGGCTCAGCCGATATCAAGGTCGAGCAGGTCACCGGTCTGCCAATCCTCACCGTGGATTTGGATAGAACCGCTATCGCACGATATGGTCTGAATATCGCGGACGTGCAGGAAGTAGTCGAAGCGGCAGTCGGCGGTATGACCGTTGGGCAGGTTCTTGAAGGCGATCGCCGCTTCGACCTGGTGGTTCGCCTGCCGGAAGAGGTTCGGCGCGATGTCGAGGCGCTGGAGTTTCTGCCAATCCCGCTTCCAGAACGAAGTGATGAGCGCGAGGGGCAAATCGCTTTCGCTTCGTATTCATCGAGAAGCGACACGGATCCGGGATATGTGCCGCTTGGAGCTATAGCGCGGATCGAAATTGCTGAAGGGCCGAACCAGATTAGCCGGGAGAACGGTAAGCGTCGTGTAGTTGTGCAATCCAATGTACGCGGACGCGACATCGGCTCATTTGCCGCCGAGGCACAAAGAAGAATTGAGGCCGGGATAAAACTGCCCGCAGGGTACTGGATGACGTGGGGTGGCCAGTTCGAAAACCTGATGGCGGCCAAGCAGCGGCTGCAGGTGGCAGTGCCTGTGGCCTTGCTTCTCATTTTCCTAATGCTGTTCGCTACTTTTAAGTCGCTCAAGGATTCGGTGTTGGTCTTTACCGGCATTCCCTTGGCCCTTACAGGAGGAGTTCTCACTCTTTGGATGCGTGGGATACCATTGTCAATCTCCGCCGGGGTAGGTTTCATCGGCCTGTCGGGTGTCGCCGTGCTGAACGGGCTGTTGATGGTATCGTTTATCAACAAGCTTCGCGGCGAGGGACTCTCCATCCGCGAAGCGGTAAAGCGTGGCGCTGTCTTGCGACTGCGCCCGTCGCTGGTGATCGGCTTGCTCGCAGCATTGGGATTCGTCCCCATGGCGATTGCGACCGGCTCAGGCGCCGAAGTCCAGCGACCTCTGGCAACGGTCGTGATAGGGGGAATCCTGTCGTCGACGTTTCTCACTTTGCTTGTCCTGCCGGCACTGTATAGGGTTTTTCACAAGTATCAGCCGATTCCGGAAGAGAGGTAATATTTGTCGCCAGAAGTTGGTATGCGCCTGAGTTTGATCAGGCGCATATCGCAAATACCTTGTAATTGATTGAAATACAATAGGTTAATGGCGGGGTTGACGAGACTCGAACTCGCGGCCTCATGCGTGACAGGCATGCGTTCTAACCAACTGAACTACAACCCCGTCGTCACTATCACCATCGGCAACTGGCGTCGCCGACTGATGTCAATTCAATCTGCCAAATCCACTCAATCCGCGCACTTCGCCAGTCAAGCCGCGACAGCAACTCCAACTGGGCGGTACAGGATTCGAACCTGTGACCCTCTGCGTGTAAGGCAGATGCTCTAACCAGCTGAGCTAACCGCCCGGCTTGCAGCGACATTACCGGTCGTCGGTCGGTAAACATCGAGCCCCTACGCAAATCCCCGCAGACAGCACAGCCGACATTGCTCGGGCACCAATCCCACCCCAATCCTTCGACTACGCTCAGGACGACGACAGTGGGGTACCGAACAACACCCGCGAACTCCCCCAGCGGGTTGTCACCGGACCGGCTTTCGGCAGCCCTACAATATATGTGCGCCCCCCAAAACAGCAAGAGGTTTGGTATGTTCCAGGACCCTAAAATCGCCCAAAGCAAGCCAGTTCATGCCGCTGCTAAGGTCCTATGCATCAACAGGGAATGGTGTTAAGCGGGCAGTTGGGAAAGGTTACTCAACCGGTCTGCTCTCGGTCGCGTCCACGCCCGCCTTGGTCCGGTCCTTGGCGATGATCGCCCATGGCACCAGCACGCAGTACCCCACCACCAGGAGAATCGGCGCAAACGTAATGTCGTTCTGGCTCAAGAGCAGGAACCCAAGCGCTATCACCGCCAGCGCAATCCCAAACAGGACGTAGTTCTTCTTCCCGAACGGCCACGGTGAAGGCTCGCTCGGTTGAGCGGGCGCCATTTTTTTCTTTGGTTGTGCCATAGCGATACTCCGCTAAAATAGACTCTCCGGGCTCGATGTCAAGCCTTTAAGTGGGTCACTAATTCCGGTTTCTCGGATCCCCGATTGTACCAGGTCGCCAGCCCGAACGCCCAGATGAACATGATCAATTCGTGAGTTTCCTCGTCGGCGAAACTCGACACGGTCAGCGAGGTCAGCAAAAACAGTATCGATCCAAGCAATGCCGCGAACTGGACACGACGCTGATCAGCGGCAAATTGCTTTTCGCGTATCCCCCGCGCGAATTTCCGCAGCACGAAAAACCAGATTCCGGCGAATGCAGCCAGACAGGGAAGTCCTCCGATCGCCGCCGTGTTAAGGAAATCGTTATGCGCTTGACCGTGGCGCCACCACCAGGGAAGATCAACCCCGGTGTCGCGCTGGACTATCTCGCGGTACGCTTCAATGAATATTCCATTCCCCACCCCAAAGAGCGGATTCTCGGCAACCAGCGTCAATGAATGATTCCAGATGAACGGTCGTGACCCCTGATAATCCTCGGCTTCCTCGGTGGGTGTCGGCAACGAGAATCGTTCTCGCAGTGATGGCACCACGGCCGTCATGAGAGCAAGCAAGATCGCCAAGGCCGCAGCGAAACCACGAATGCGCCCCCCTTTCAGCAGAGCCATCACGAGCAGACTGATTATCAAATAGATCACTGGTCCACGCCTGAAGCTTAGGAGTGTCGAAACCATCGCAAGAATCGAGATCGCGACCAGCCATTTTCTCGAACTATCCCACTTGTGCTCAGGATAGACGGCGTAAGCAAGGAGAAACATGGCGGCCACACTAAAGAATCCCGCAAAGGTGTTTGGACGGGAGAAATTGCCGGAGACCGTATCAATCCGTTTCGGTACGAAATGATTGTTCGCGAAATTCAGCCAATCCCACCCCGTGATATACTGGGAGACGGCATATAGTGAAACTATCGATATCCCAATCGCCAACGCCCAGACCAACCACTCGCGGTTCTTGTGGCTCTGCATCAAAAACACGCCGACCGGGACAGCCGCAAACAACCACTCCTTACGAGTGAAATAGATAGAGGACAGCGGTGCTCGGCTCATGAGCCCTGACAGCAGCAGCCACCCGATATAACAGCCCGCCAGAATATAGAACCACCGGATGGATGTCGAGAACGGGTTATATTTCTGTTGGACAGCGACGATCATAAAAAGAACCAGCGC from Candidatus Zixiibacteriota bacterium encodes:
- a CDS encoding TolC family protein codes for the protein LPLFNRNKGGVAEATARLTQSEAELAAASQQLEGELRQLLVGHQTQRELIVMLRDQVIPPAQQAMEEIDLAYRLGSQPYINVLDAQRTLSELQGQLIDALVAGANAAIGIEQLTGHRLNPVRR
- a CDS encoding efflux RND transporter periplasmic adaptor subunit, encoding MKKSVLITIVAVAVLAIAGYFVLQGEPQTTGEEHEEGEVHAEDAGEHAEHEEGHEGMERITLHDDAPILQRLKLAKAGPETILQEIELPGEIVLNADKVAHIVPRFDGIAQAVHKDLGNRVEAGEVLAVVQSNQSVAPYEVKSLVPGTVIEKHITLGEFVRDDADIYVVADLSTVWAKISIYAKYLPLIRPGQAVRLTATGINEVAEGRIDYVNPIVGERTRTGTARVVLSNRNMVWQPGLFVTARIAVASDQVGLAVPDAAVQTIKDKPVVFVKEGNEFEVRPVQLGRSDGTTVEILAGLERGEEYVAAESYIFKAEFGKGEAGEED
- a CDS encoding P-II family nitrogen regulator; translated protein: MKEIKATIQPHMLSKVVQALHELPHFPGMTVFKCQGHGRGRGKGGSFVPTEDLIDYQAKERIEIICSDQDSDGILKVIAANAHTGNPGDGIITVSEVGFVIRIRTGETGSMAV
- a CDS encoding CusA/CzcA family heavy metal efflux RND transporter, giving the protein MLEKIIHFSIHNRWLILLAAVGLAFLGLYNFIRLPIDAVPDITNVQVQINTAAPGMSPLEVEKQITFSIETAMGGIPRVNYTRSLSRYGLSQVTVVFEDGTDIYFARQLVNERLQEAKANLPATASEPEMGPISTGLGEIYSWAIEAEPGATKPDGEPYTPTDLREIQDWVIKPQLRTVPGVTEVNTIGGYEKQFHVTPDPAQLVSYGLSFHNVMEALARNNSSVGAGYIEHKGEQYLIRVPGLVNDVDDIRNIIVKAGDGTPVYIRDVANVELGKQLRTGAATENGEEVVLGSVFMLLGENSRTVSKRVDAKMKEVNKSLPDGVLARTVRDRTRLVDATLRTVRNNLLEGAILVIAVLFAMLGNLRAALLLSLTIPLSMLFAITGMVQNKISGNLMSLGAIDFGIIVDGSVVLVENIIRRFSERQAHLGRLLTKGERLEEAFESSREVAKPTLFGVVIIMIVYLPILTLGGIEGKMFVPMAKAVLLVLAGALLFTFTFVPAGIALFLTRSVSEKESIVIRWCKSAYTPLLDKILEHRWQVTAISAAFVLFTVLVASRLGSEFIPQLDEGDVLIQSFRIPSTGLTQSVEMQKEWEKAVLTVPEVQRVFAQIGTQEVATDPMPPSIADGFIIIKPRSEWPNPHMPKTELVKKLQAATDHLPGNAYEFSQPIQMRFNELIAGVRSDVAVKIFGDDLDVMLEQGDKIAAVLRDIRGSADIKVEQVTGLPILTVDLDRTAIARYGLNIADVQEVVEAAVGGMTVGQVLEGDRRFDLVVRLPEEVRRDVEALEFLPIPLPERSDEREGQIAFASYSSRSDTDPGYVPLGAIARIEIAEGPNQISRENGKRRVVVQSNVRGRDIGSFAAEAQRRIEAGIKLPAGYWMTWGGQFENLMAAKQRLQVAVPVALLLIFLMLFATFKSLKDSVLVFTGIPLALTGGVLTLWMRGIPLSISAGVGFIGLSGVAVLNGLLMVSFINKLRGEGLSIREAVKRGAVLRLRPSLVIGLLAALGFVPMAIATGSGAEVQRPLATVVIGGILSSTFLTLLVLPALYRVFHKYQPIPEER
- a CDS encoding O-antigen ligase family protein — encoded protein: MTGGTGDTGRLSSAILIFYLLFVFGSAFSRAFSQIALGIALVLFMIVAVQQKYNPFSTSIRWFYILAGCYIGWLLLSGLMSRAPLSSIYFTRKEWLFAAVPVGVFLMQSHKNREWLVWALAIGISIVSLYAVSQYITGWDWLNFANNHFVPKRIDTVSGNFSRPNTFAGFFSVAAMFLLAYAVYPEHKWDSSRKWLVAISILAMVSTLLSFRRGPVIYLIISLLVMALLKGGRIRGFAAALAILLALMTAVVPSLRERFSLPTPTEEAEDYQGSRPFIWNHSLTLVAENPLFGVGNGIFIEAYREIVQRDTGVDLPWWWRHGQAHNDFLNTAAIGGLPCLAAFAGIWFFVLRKFARGIREKQFAADQRRVQFAALLGSILFLLTSLTVSSFADEETHELIMFIWAFGLATWYNRGSEKPELVTHLKA